In Lactococcus paracarnosus, a genomic segment contains:
- a CDS encoding YceD family protein, whose translation MKWSLQELNKKKSVTFEDDLDLKQNLMSRDSEILDVSKIAVQGRLDADGGVYALNFTAKFDLTMPSSRSLTPVILPMEMTISELFTTASFFEENQENLDADMLFVLEKDVIDLEEAVSDNILLDLPLRVLTDEEKISDELPTGSSWQVLSEEEYARLQAEETVTDKQTPFSQLDGLFD comes from the coding sequence ATGAAATGGTCTTTACAAGAATTAAATAAAAAGAAGTCAGTTACATTTGAAGATGATCTTGATTTGAAACAAAATTTGATGTCACGAGACTCAGAAATTTTGGACGTGTCAAAGATAGCAGTTCAAGGCCGTCTTGACGCAGATGGTGGTGTGTATGCTTTAAATTTTACAGCTAAATTTGATCTGACGATGCCATCAAGCCGTAGCTTGACGCCAGTTATCTTACCCATGGAGATGACCATATCAGAGCTATTTACAACTGCCTCGTTTTTTGAGGAGAATCAAGAAAATCTCGATGCCGATATGCTCTTTGTTTTAGAAAAAGACGTGATTGACTTAGAAGAGGCAGTATCAGATAATATTTTATTAGACTTACCTTTACGTGTGCTTACGGATGAAGAAAAAATATCAGACGAGTTACCGACGGGGTCATCTTGGCAGGTTTTGTCGGAAGAAGAGTATGCTAGATTACAAGCTGAAGAAACAGTAACTGATAAACAGACACCCTTTTCTCAATTAGATGGTCTATTTGATTAA